A part of Bacillus thuringiensis genomic DNA contains:
- a CDS encoding DUF3928 family protein, whose amino-acid sequence MYTLKIVSDREALYQFASYIRVVQGVEDVYVEVGEPLYEHPLMKFYVHIKLEETYEQHKALQEIARLVELGRFTYVHYRNDEIEEAFEAVKYESFKK is encoded by the coding sequence ATGTATACTTTAAAAATCGTTTCAGACAGAGAAGCTCTTTATCAATTTGCAAGTTATATAAGAGTTGTGCAAGGGGTGGAAGATGTATATGTAGAGGTGGGAGAACCTTTATATGAACATCCATTAATGAAGTTTTATGTACATATTAAGCTAGAGGAAACATATGAGCAACATAAAGCGTTACAAGAAATAGCAAGATTAGTAGAATTAGGGCGTTTTACATATGTCCATTATCGTAATGATGAAATTGAAGAAGCTTTTGAAGCTGTAAAATATGAAAGTTTTAAGAAATAA
- a CDS encoding DUF955 domain-containing protein — MDPYVNICICITPGANISDDRIAKDLAVAESIWHPITFQIQDVIILNELFRFSDREISYKNSIQSQEKLASFFQTCVNEAPECDLYICYIGSDYFKETAVIACAYSLAKQQQLTGYIVLTNSAAPMKNIYTLAHEVGHILFTRRIHGKLTHADPHSPTGSEHHPSPTNLMYPIVPRPENVHIHSLLTNEQKELSLQSSLLQRKKQ, encoded by the coding sequence ATGGATCCATACGTCAATATATGTATTTGCATTACTCCAGGCGCCAATATTTCTGATGACCGTATCGCAAAAGATTTAGCAGTTGCAGAATCAATTTGGCACCCCATTACATTTCAAATTCAAGACGTAATTATTTTAAATGAACTTTTCCGTTTTTCTGACCGTGAAATTAGTTATAAAAATTCTATTCAAAGTCAGGAAAAATTAGCATCCTTTTTCCAAACCTGTGTAAATGAAGCTCCTGAATGCGACCTTTACATTTGTTATATTGGCAGTGATTATTTCAAAGAAACAGCCGTAATTGCCTGCGCTTACTCTTTAGCAAAACAACAGCAACTTACTGGTTATATCGTTTTAACAAATTCAGCTGCTCCCATGAAAAATATATATACGCTCGCTCACGAAGTCGGTCATATTTTATTTACAAGACGTATTCATGGGAAACTTACTCACGCAGATCCTCATTCCCCAACTGGCTCGGAGCACCATCCTTCTCCAACAAATCTTATGTACCCTATCGTACCTCGTCCTGAAAATGTCCATATTCATTCCTTATTAACAAACGAACAAAAAGAGCTCTCTTTACAAAGCTCTTTATTGCAAAGAAAAAAACAGTAA